A single window of Rhodohalobacter sp. 614A DNA harbors:
- a CDS encoding JAB domain-containing protein: METIYEKFKTYGAESLSNHELLSLITSNKESAKKVLDHFGSLRAIGKEHFQSIAFQSGIEKKEAERLNLCFEVGRRYNTENLSEEIKITSPESAAAYLSPRFRDLKQEKFIVLFLNNAKILESQLTVSTGSSSATVVEIKQVVKEAIVREARSVILSHNHPSGYMKESAADINITRQIKDALDLVQIAVDDHIIIAGDQYISFRNKELL, encoded by the coding sequence ATGGAAACCATTTATGAAAAGTTTAAAACCTATGGAGCAGAATCCTTGTCCAATCATGAGCTTTTAAGCCTGATTACAAGCAATAAAGAATCTGCTAAAAAGGTCTTAGATCACTTTGGAAGTTTACGAGCAATCGGAAAAGAACATTTTCAAAGCATTGCCTTTCAATCAGGAATTGAAAAGAAAGAGGCCGAACGGCTGAATCTTTGTTTTGAAGTTGGCCGAAGATACAACACTGAAAATTTATCGGAGGAGATTAAAATTACATCTCCTGAATCAGCAGCAGCTTATTTGTCTCCGCGTTTTAGAGACTTAAAACAAGAAAAATTTATCGTGCTTTTCTTAAACAATGCCAAGATACTTGAAAGCCAGTTAACCGTATCAACCGGCTCATCAAGCGCTACCGTGGTTGAGATCAAACAGGTTGTGAAAGAAGCAATCGTAAGAGAAGCCAGATCCGTGATTCTTTCCCATAATCACCCCTCCGGATATATGAAAGAATCCGCAGCAGATATCAATATAACCCGTCAAATTAAAGATGCGCTTGATTTGGTACAAATTGCTGTGGATGATCACATCATTATTGCTGGTGATCAGTATATCAGTTTTCGGAACAAGGAGCTTCTTTAA
- a CDS encoding single-stranded DNA-binding protein — translation MYNKAQIIGHLGADPEVRHTQNDTPVTTLSVATSERWKDENGEIQQKTQWHRVVAWGRTAEIAGEYLKKGSLAMFEGPIEYRKWEDKEGNEQVSAEIKALNIRLLEKAAN, via the coding sequence ATGTATAATAAAGCGCAAATTATCGGCCATTTGGGGGCCGATCCCGAAGTTCGACATACCCAAAACGACACCCCTGTTACGACTCTTTCTGTTGCTACATCGGAGCGATGGAAAGACGAAAACGGAGAAATCCAACAAAAAACCCAATGGCACCGGGTAGTTGCCTGGGGACGCACCGCAGAAATCGCCGGGGAGTACCTGAAAAAAGGTTCTTTGGCCATGTTTGAGGGACCGATTGAGTATCGGAAATGGGAAGATAAAGAAGGCAACGAGCAGGTTTCTGCTGAGATCAAAGCCCTGAATATTCGCTTGCTTGAAAAAGCGGCTAATTAA